A window of Mastomys coucha isolate ucsf_1 unplaced genomic scaffold, UCSF_Mcou_1 pScaffold1, whole genome shotgun sequence genomic DNA:
GTGCAAGGGCTCAGTGTAAAGTAACAgattaaaacagagaaagagcaggggctggtgagatgatggctcacagccagaaaacctgagttggatcctcagaacccatgaaAAGATAAAATCGACTTTGTGAAGTATCAGCAGGGCTCTAACTAGGGAATCTCATTGTTTTCTCAGAATTTAGTCTCAATTTTAGAGGTCCAAATTTCTACAAGTTCAAATAGTGAGAGCAAGACACGTGGTTGACAATGTTCGTCAGTTTGTTATATTCTTAAGTGCAGAAAGATTTATGgttcaaaatattaaaactatttttgccagaattatcttttcttatctaaaataataatttttatttgataatcATTCTATCCCAATGGATTTGTTGAGGTTTCTTTAATCATTTCTTAGCACATACAACCACCTGTATTAATTTTATAGGATTAACCTATGCtactgtgttggtttgaatatgcttggtctacagagtggcaatatttggaggtgtggccttcttggaggaagtgtgtcaatgtggGCATGgtctttgagaccctcatcctagctgcctgaaagccagtcttctcctagcagccttcagatgaagatgtagaactctcagctcctcctgcatcatgccttcctgattgctgccatgttcctgccttgatgataatggactgaacctctgaacctataagccagccccaattaaatgttgtcctttataaaacctgccttggtcatggtgtctgttcatagcagtaaaacccaaactaagacaaatacAATATCCTAATATTTATCATGAATAAAAAGGACTAACACATGGtgataattacatatttaatacatCTTGCTTTCAACAGCAATTTTCAAAGTAAACATATTATAGACCTTATAACTTATTAAAGATTTTATAGTGTTTACAAATTTGATTCTAAAAATATACCTTATTTGTTCTAAATGAATAACATCTGAAAGACAGGATAATAAATATAGTAGTGTGGTCGCCACTACTCCCATTAGGCTTGTGTACACATATTCCCTATGAGGACTCCTGGATATTCACACTCTCCGCCTGAGAACACCAAGCACATTACACTCCAGTGTACAAGATTTCAGTCTGACAGCATTGcttcaaaagaaattaaaatgtctaCTTGACACTGTAGGAAAACATGGGCACATGCGCACAGACACAGGTATACAGTTTCTCTCACCCACTCaaaacagaagcacacacacaccacagtagtCAGGAGAATCTACCCTTGTGTGCTAGACAGTTAACAACTTCAGAAAAGCAAAGCGAGTGGAGAGTCAGCTGTAAGTACATGGCAGGTGTTGTTAATGGGACGTGCGAAGTACGCTCTCCATACACTCTCCAAGAACGGACCTTGTAATAGACGTCAGCACACAGGGAGTTGGGTTCCAGCATCCTCAGGCTGCACTGGTGAAGGACACACACTCAGGCCTGCTAGAGCTGGTCAGTCACATGGCCTGCTTTCTAGAATCCAATAGGTTACGACCTGTCACCTTGATCTGCCGGTGTTCCTTCGTCATCCATGTACTGCAGCAGCAGGCTTCAGTAGCAAATGACAGCTAATAGCACTCTGGCTGCTGTGGCAGAGAGAGGGCCACACAGTACTCCCAAGCATATTCATCTGACCAAGTCCCCTAACTTCAGCCATTTATTCTTTTCCAAATGCAGACTCAAAGCAGGGTGATGCCGATAACCACCTCTGTCCAGCACACATCCTTCTGATGCCGATAACCACCTCTGTCCACCACACATCCTTCCGGAGAAACCTGGAAAGTATTCTTTGGGTCCCTACAGTAATGTAGGCTTAAAACCATTCTATGGAAGTTCACTGGTACCATATAGTAAGATTCAAACTCTGAAACGATAGCAACAGAGACAACacacatgtgggtgctgtgatGAACACAGCTGATAAGAACAGGAAAAGGCACACCAGCCCGTGAGAGGGAACGGCCAGCTAcacatttgctttctgtttgctttgtttttagctttctttttctctttcactaaATTTCGAAATTGTTCAAAGCATTCTTATTCTCTGTGTCAATAACAACACAGTTTGGCACATCGACATTCTGATACAATATGTGGTATgttcaaaaaatttagaaatttcatGTACTCATAAACATATCTTTCATTTAATGCACAGATATCTTACATTTATTGAAATCAAATACCGAAAGGTTGGTAACTGATTTACAGAAGCAATCACAGACTGCAAAAACAtgtgtgtctcacacacacacacacacacacacacacacacacacacacacgcacacatacacacaaacaaaatcaaggGTAAACTGCGTCCTCGCAATTTTTCAGTCCAAGGTTCCATTGGTGAAGCACTCATGCCCACAGTGCTCTCTCAGGGCTTCCACAGAACAGCTAAGATGTCTGTCTTCTTCATTCTTGATGAGATTTTTCAGCAATAACTTTACATTCATACTGCAAAGATTAAAAGGTCAAAAGGTTAACAGATTAATCTCTTGTGAACTGCAACtttcaaacaaattaaaaagctcTAAAACTGAAAGTATGTGCTCACTTTATCCCTCAAAGAACTAGAGTTACACAGTGGGATTCTGATGACAACAGTGGAAGGCAGCAAAACGAGTACAACTTCCACACTGCACGCCACAGCGGCTGGGGTAATATAAGACAAGATAATATAATATGACAGAACACATATAATGGGTACAGGGTATTTCTTTTGTGCTCCTAGATCAGCCAAGGGCAAGCCATAAACTTAGGACAAAGCTGAATTCCAATCATTATTTCAAATCACTCCATgtaacaatataaagaatcataattaaaacaatattctAAAAGAATAGCTACCAAAATGTACGATGTGTAGTAtgccctttttgtttttaaaattattctttttctagGGGGTGAGGGTACAAAGAAAACCAGccttcaatccccagtaccacataaccTGGTGTAAGGATGCAGGCCTTCAACCTCAGCACAcatgaggaagaagcaggaggactaAAAACTAACAACTGTGCACCCTAGGTTACACAGCGCCCAAGGGCAGGTGGGCTCTTGAGACCgagtctcaagaaaaaaaaggtTCTTTGTTTACAGAATGGAAAACtgtaaactaataaaaacaaaacaacaaaagtcaaGTATCAAATACTCAAATTCTACCACCCTACCCATAatctacttttccttttttctccaatTGTTCCTCAAGTATTAATATTCCTCAGATTAAATTCATCCTAATGACTTATTTCAATGAAAGTGCAAAAGACAGTTCAAAGAACACTATTTTTGCCAATGCTTTCCCTTGACTGATAGCCATTTTGAGAAACAGTGTCATGCAACTTACACACTGGATGGCCTCAGCTTACCATTGCCAGTTGACGACCAATATTTCCCATCGTTATGCCTCCAGCAAAAAATATACATGGTAACCAAGAACGGACATAGAGAAAATCTGGAGATGTGTATCTAGaataacagaaatattttaataacccACAGAGCCATGGCAAGGGCACTCAAGGCAAGCATAGTAAAGGTAAGTGAGTCTGTATATTAAAGCAGCTAAACCCACTGAAACCCTCAGTGCTGAATGCAGTTATTGCTGATTTACAGAACAACCAGGTGGCAAGGACAATACTTACTGATAAACACCATTGTAGACTAACAGTTGGGTGACAACGGTTGCTAAGAAAGCAATTCCAACACCAAGGCCAAAACCACTTCTAGATCTGTCAAAAGTCCACCACAGTCCTACTGACAGTGCAGCCAGTGTGAGGGAAAACTGGAAGTTGTTGTCGAAGTCTACTTTCTGAGACCAGTGCTAAGGAGCCATCAGAAACAAGGAAGCCAGTGACACCAACAGTTCACTTCTCTAAAATGAGAAAATCTGTTCCTGTTGGAGTGTCCTCGACCTTCTAATACAACACACAATGTTAGGTGCAAATAAAACCATGTTTAAACACCAAATACAGAGGGCAGTAACTAACAGATTCTACCTTCTTGTAACcgatatgagaaaaaaataggcTATACACATTCCTAATTGTAAAGTCGGGTATTCTTTAAAACGTGCTTTTATAGCTAAACATGTAACTGTGCACTTTGGATAGTATTGCTAAAAGAACACACCtttagggagaaaagaaagagagaaagaaagaaagaaagaaagaaagacagacagacagacagaaagaaagaaagaaagaaagaaagaaagaaagacagacagacagacagacagaaagaaagaaagagagaaagaaagaaagaaagaaagaaagaaagaaagaaagaaaggaggaaagaaagaaagagggaagaaggaagggagggggaggaaggaaagaaggaaggaattagaaaattaagaagggaagaaataaataaataaaagaaaaccaatactTCTCAAAAAGGTTTAGAATTACTTGAAAATCATACAGGAACTTGGAAATAGAAGAGCTGACAGCTATTTAACAGGGTACTACATTGGCTGTATGATTTACTGACAGACACATTTTATAATAATGCAGTGCAGAACAAGAGTACCAAGGACAGCATCCCTTTCTATTATGTCAACTGCTCTAGTTTTAATTTGTTGAGGATAAAGCCTTGAAGTGAACATTATCTTCCCCACTGCCAAGCTTTCCTGGTGCCGGTGACTTGCGAGCAGGGCACTCGGCTCTgatgatattttatttctggCACCCACTTAAGTCTATTCACAAATGTATAGCCCCTTTTACTCAAAAATCTGAGCAGAATGGAGCCTTACAAAttcaattttctgattttttttcttcttgctagaGGATTACACTAAGAAAATTAATTCTGAGTGTCATTAAAAGGACATTTTCTATACCCCAGAGGCTCCACCTTGGCTGACCTGAGCAAACTAACTGGCCTTGCCAGTGCTACAGcaatctctcctttctctgcccagGAAGTCACTTCCTGATTCCAGTGACACCCCACTTTCCCCTATTCCCTCCATTCCCACATTCTCACTAAAGCATACAAACCCTGCAAGCTGAATCCTTGGTATCTGGGATTCTCTTAAGATCAGTTTTAAAAGCTGGTcgcagtggtacacacctttaatcctagaactttgaggcagaggcaagtggatctctttgcgtttgtggccagcctggtctacatagtgagttctaggaaacccagggctacacagacaaatcctgtctcaaaaagcaagcaagcacacaagcaagcaagcaagcaagcaagcaagcaaagagatCAGTTCTTGTCAGCTCATCTGAGTaagtttctctcttcctttggcTATCCTTATAAATAAACTCCAAAACACAGAGTTCTGAGCACTGATTCCTTTGTGCAAGAGGCATTTGCATAAACAGATGATGGGATACAATCCTAATAGGGTCCTTTTCTGCTAACTAAATTATCTAGCTCAGTAAGGAGGCTTCTAGGGATAAGTCAAATACATCAATTTCAGAGGCTGAATCCTGTGGTTTTCCAAACTCTACataatttaatatgaaaaatgtGCGCTAtaaattttgtaaacattttaggTTTTCCTTAAAGGACAGCTATAACAGCTAAGATTAGAATTTTAAGTAGTTCTCTTAGAAACAAGGGATAAAATGAACAAAGCCAAAACCGCCTTCAAAGTTCTAGAAAGGGCTACTTAAACTCTTCTACCTAAAAAAGACAAAGAGCGAGACTATGGGGATGGCCCCGTGGGGAATGGGATCCCATGCAGCAGGAGGACTCGGCTAGGATCCTAGTATCCACACAAGAGCTGGAAGGCAAGGAAGGATGTGTGGAACAGTCATACAGAAGCTTAGTAGTTTATAAAGCAATTTAGAAATTAAAGTTAGAGACTAAATTAGAAGGGAGATATCCTGCATTTCTGGACAATGCTGGTCCCAAGAACCAAGGACTGGTAAATGAAACTCGCAGGGCCAGGCGTAAGATGCTTCCTTCTGAGCTGCATCCTCTTGCTATCCCTTTTGGCTACCTCCCAGAACTAGCTGGCAATAAGActttattgctgaagataacaaACACTTTGCCTGGTTGCaaggaaaatagaaatcaaactaCAACTCAGTGGGAAGCATCTCtttgctggctagctttcacaaAGCTGGAGGTGTTATAGCAGGTGCAGGGCGAGAGAAGGCACCTAGCACGCTGTGCGCCTACAGTTAGAACACCAACCTGCCAGGCGAGATTTGTGCTCAGCCGCACTAGTGGTATCTCTGTAACAGGGTACCAACCACTCTCTGCTTGGATTCCAAACTCAGTTCAAAAGAAGGAACTCAGATCTGGCACTGTAAAACTGGTCAAAAACCCAAGGCTATGGAGGACTTAGGCCCTAGGGTTGACACTAGTTTTGCTAACTGTCACGGTGCCATGCAGTCTtctaaaaatttacatttatacccatagataaacACTAATCCACTGTCCCCATTCTTAATCACAGAAGCCTCTTTTTGCAATGAAATGCATTGGGGGGTAAATACAGAACAGATGGCTCCCAAAGTGCCAAGACCTAGGGAATGACTGAATGCTCGTTCCTACACAGACATCTATACCACTCCTTCTAAGGTTCAAAGGTCACTGAGGAAGAGGATGTGGAAAGGATGtaaagaggctgaggaggaggaaaatggcaGTAAATACTGTTTTCCGGACATGACATAGCTAATGCAGAAAGGATTTCAAAGGTGTAGCTGCCTACAGGGGACCTAATGATAGTCAATCATGGATGGAGAGAGGCTCCTGGAGTCTGGCTCCACTTCTGGGTACTGATAAGACTGTGAGGAAGAGACAATCATCCTTTTCAGATGTGTATCCACTGAGGAGCCCACCAAGCTCCAAAG
This region includes:
- the Insig2 gene encoding insulin-induced gene 2 protein isoform X2 — translated: MRCVAVFVGINHASAKVDFDNNFQFSLTLAALSVGLWWTFDRSRSGFGLGVGIAFLATVVTQLLVYNGVYQYTSPDFLYVRSWLPCIFFAGGITMGNIGRQLAMYECKVIAEKSHQE